The Acropora muricata isolate sample 2 chromosome 5, ASM3666990v1, whole genome shotgun sequence genome includes a window with the following:
- the LOC136916598 gene encoding histone H3-like encodes MARTKQTARKSTGGKAPRKQLATKAARKSAPATGGVKKPHRYRPGTVALREIRRYQKSTELPIRKLPFQRLVREIAQDFKTDLRFQSSAVLALQEASEAYLVGPFEDTNLCATHAKRVTIMPKDTQLARRIRGERA; translated from the coding sequence ATGGCACGAACAaagcaaacagcacgaaagtCAACGGGTGGTAAGGCACCGCGAAAACAACTCGCTACGAAGGCGGCTCGCAAGAGCGCTCCTGCTACAGGTGGAGTGAAAAAGCCTCATCGTTATAGACCCGGTACAGTGGCCTTACGGGAAATTCGTCGTTACCAGAAATCTACAGAGTTGCCGATTCGAAAGTTGCCGTTCCAGCGCCTCGTGCGAGAAATTGCCCAGGACTTCAAGACTGACTTGCGGTTCCAAAGTTCGGCTGTGTTGGCTCTCCAGGAGGCCAGTGAAGCTTACTTGGTCGGTCCTTTCGAGGACACCAACCTGTGTGCAACTCACGCCAAGCGTGTTACCATCATGCCGAAGGATACACAGCTTGCTCGCCGAATTCGGGGAGAGCGTGCCTAA
- the LOC136917588 gene encoding uncharacterized protein, with translation MFEKKLFQKMNIQYTKYELCIKCNTNLNEGKCQNGSCVHYNRKLTSYEIEVCYFIPVKDQIQRILTEHWDKIKEYKNDHVHGQGVYSDICCGTVYQNAVGNHNPEKLISLVFHIDGAPAVKSKSMNLWPIQCFIVELPPRLRYCFSNILFCGLSSTPKKPDLKIFQERFVTEIEQLQGFEVQIEVNGQNISIQRIALHGHLADLVAKAPSLSFCQYNGKCGCSVCLHPGTRIQKGKGNTRIYPYTNQEPPLRTHAQTILNANVAERTGKSFFGVKGVSPLLRIIEVPGQVLLDYMHLVLAGEFLRRLNVWLDGQGDNAFLSNSKEEVDHAMLNVKFPHDFNRTLRPVSELKRWKDRELQNLFLHVSLPILKPFLPAEYFCHFALLVTAVHLLTNDTITDGDIDIAKLLIRSYQRLISSLYGETEQTYTCHALGHLPDQVRRHGPLILHSGFVFEAMISHLKRQFHGTRGIVAQIVRNTMMTQNSGSFIKENTIEPLIISTFVNENIIGKRDKGLLKVENCSFIFPLKKNPDLSRHLVRCLNLEDQEVYQAQRMLKDDEIFHSVAYKRRGKSCSYIVKFQESNQDEFGIIEYYLLVRNTGFAVIRKFE, from the exons ATGTTCgaaaagaaattatttcaaaaGATGAATATACAGTACACCAAATATGAACTGTGCATCAAGTGCAATACAAATCTAAATGAAGGGAAGTGTCAAAATGGAAGCTGTGTACATTATAACAGAAAGCTAACTAGCTATGAAATTGAAGTCTGCTATTTCATCCCAGTCAAGGACCAAATTCAAAGGATTCTTACAG AACATTGGGACAAGATAAAAGAGTATAAAAACGATCATGTTCATGGTCAAGGTGTTTACTCTGACATATGTTGTGGCACTGTTTACCAGAATGCTGTTGGCAATCACAATCCAGAGAAGCTCATTTCCTTAGTTTTTCACATTGATGGAGCTCCTGCTGTAAAATCTAAATCAATGAATCTCTGGCCCATTCAGTGCTTTATTGTGGAACTTCCACCAAGACTTAGGTATTgcttttcaaacattttattttgtggCCTTTCCTCTACTCCTAAAAAGCCGGACCTTAAAATATTCCAAGAAAGATTTGTGACTGAAATTGAACAACTTCAAGGTTTTGAAGTACAGATTGAAGTGAATGGCCAAAACATATCCATACAGAGAATTGCGTTACATGGACATCTTGCTGATCTAGTAGCAAAAGCCCCATCCTTGTCTTTTTGTCAGTATAATGGTAAGTGTGGATGCTCAGTTTGTTTACATCCTGGCACAAGAATTCAGAAAGGCAAAGGGAACACTCGCATTTATCCATATACCAACCAGGAGCCACCATTGCGAACACATGCGCAGACGATTCTGAATGCCAATGTAGCAGAAAGAACAGGAAAATCATTTTTTGGGGTCAAAGGTGTTTCTCCACTCTTGCGTATTATTGAAGTACCTGGTCAGGTGCTCTTGGATTACATGCACCTTGTTCTTGCGGGTGAATTTTTGAGGAGGCTAAATGTGTGGCTTGATGGCCAAGGTGATAATGCTTTTTTATCTAATTCAAAAGAAGAGGTTGATCATGCAATGCTGAATGTGAAGTTTCCTCATGATTTCAACCGTACGCTGAGGCCAGTCAGTGAACTGAAAAGATGGAAGGACAGAGAACTCCAGAATCTCTTTCTCCATGTAAGCTTGCCTATCCTTAAACCGTTTTTACCTGCAGAATATTTCTGTCACTTTGCCCTATTGGTCACAGCTGTGCATTTGCTGACAAATGATACTATTACTGACGGTGACATTGATATTGCAAAACTTCTGATCCGAAGTTATCAGCGGCTTATATCAAGTTTGTATGGAGAAACTGAGCAAACCTACACCTGCCATGCGCTGGGGCATCTACCTGACCAGGTACGCAGGCATGGCCCCCTCATTTTACATTCAGGTTTTGTTTTTGAGGCTATGATAAGCCATTTGAAGCGCCAGTTTCATGGCACAAGGGGAATCGTTGCACAGATTGTGAGAAATACGATGATGACACAAAACTCAGGCTCATTCATCAAGGAGAATACAATAGAACCTCTGATTATCAGTACCTTTGTTAATGAGAACATTATAGGAAAGAGAGACAAGGGCCTTCTCAAAGTTGAAAACTGCTCCTTCATTTTTCCTCTGAAGAAGAATCCAGACCTTTCAAGACACCTAGTCAGATGCTTGAATCTTGAGGATCAGGAAGTATATCAAGCTCAAAGAATGCTTAAAGATGATGAGATTTTCCACAGTGTAGCCTACAAAAGGAGAGGAAAGAGCTGTAGCTACATTGTGAAGTTCCAAGAAAGTAACCAAGATGAATTTGGCATAATTGAGTACTACTTGTTGGTTAGGAACACTGGTTTTGCAGTTATCAgaaaatttgaataa
- the LOC136916597 gene encoding histone H4-like has protein sequence MSGRGKGGKGLGKEGAKRHRKILRDDIQGITKPAIRRLARRGGVKRISGLIYEETRGVLKVFLENVIRDAVTYTEHAKRNTVTAMDVVYALKRQGRTLYGFGG, from the coding sequence ATGTCCGGACGTGGCAAAGGAGGAAAAGGCTTGGGCAAGGAAGGCGCCAAACGTCACCGCAAAATTCTCCGAGATGACATTCAGGGAATCACCAAACCGGCCATTCGACGCCTAGCTCGTCGAGGAGGTGTTAAGCGCATCTCGGGTCTTATCTACGAGGAGACTCGaggagttctcaaggttttcctagagaatgtcatccgtgatgccgttacttataccgaacacGCAAAGCGCAATACCGTCACCGCTATGGATGTGGTTTACGCTCTCAAACGCCAGGGACGTACCTTGTACGGATTTGGAGGCTAG